The region GGTTTGCTTGATGCGTTTTTGCGGGAGACGCGTGTTGCGGTGGGGTAATGGAGTTTTGAGGCGGTGAAGCGGGTGGGCGTGCGACCATTGCGTGCTGTTACGGTGGGCGAGGATATGGTAGGCAGTGGAAAGGATAGGTTAGGGATGGAGACACGTGGTTCGGTTGCTTCACTCTCTACCTCTGGGTACGGTACCCGTGAAAACATATTTTTTTTCTCCCCATTCTCTTAATGCCCGAATATTGGTGCCGAGAATGTGCCGGGCGTTTGTGTGTAAGTACCGGTATGATGGCGGTGACGGGGAAGGTGTACCCGTGGGTGGATGTTGAGTTGGGAAGCTTCAGCTCGCTGGGCTGGGCTAGGGTTGGCTGTGTGAACTAAAATGTGGCTATACAATTTTTGACGTAAGTTATAGATGAGCTGAACACTCCTTGACATGCTTGACATGGGCCCGTTCTCCGACCGAATTTGTTCGTGCTGAGCTGGATGATATGACTAAAGAGTATACGGGACTTTCCATGCGACTTGGTCTGGCCTGCATGGTAAGCTTAAACTACAGCTGGGGCTTTGGCGGGAGAAATTCCCCCATTTCAGCAGATAACTCTCTTAGGATGCCGCTGCATTGCGTGGATGCATCAGGAATGATGCTTTCGTGGCCTTTTGTCTTGGTCTTCGTCTTTCTTCGTCTTTCTTCGTCTTTCTTCGTCTTTCTTCGTCTTTCTTCGTCTTTCTTCGTCTTTCTTCGTCTTTCTTCGTCTTTCTTCGTCTTTCTTCGTCTTTCTTCGTCGACATTCCAGCGTGGAACGGTCTAGATCTGGAGGTCGCTCTCGTAAGACGGCCCAGACGTAGTAGCGTAAGACACAGCTCGGCCACTTTGAATGATCCGAGACCTCCTTGTAGCATTCCCACGAGAGTTCCCCGCTCACGAAACGGCTTACCCAATCACAGTGATACGATAGAGCAAGGACCTGAATGAACAGAAAGAAGAAGTGTATTATAGCCTCCACATGCTAAATCTTCAATGCCCTCAACCCCTTTACATCTACCGTTACAACCTGGTCGATATGCCCTGCACTCTGCCCAAACGAGAACTCATACAACCCTGTATCTACCACCCACATGCCCGCATCCTCATCGAACCACGCAAAGTCTGTGTCCCGATAGCACATCTCTACTGTTCCCTGCGCCCCTTGGCTTACGAAGACTTTCTTGAAAGCCACTAGCGTCTTTACTGGATGTTTAACCAGATCCTTCTGTTTCTTCCCGGCATACAATTGCACTACCACAGCTCCATCAATAGCTCCTGTATTCTTCACCTCGACCTTGGCCACAAAGGAGCCGGGTGACCGCTGTTCAACGCTCGCACTGCTCAACGCAAAAGAAGTATATGAGAGACCGAAGCCAAAGGGGAAGTGTACAATATCAGCATCAAGACGGTCATAATGTCTGTATCCCACAAAAATACCTTCCTCGTACCGTACAGTGAGCTGTCCTGTTTTCTCGTCGCGGATACCAGGAAAGTTCCCATGCGCAGGCGCGTCTTCGATGCGGCGGGGCCAGGAAATCGGTAGACGACCGGAAGGGTTCACGGCGCCGGAAATCACGTCCGCGATGGCGTTGCCGGCTTCTTGTCCTGGGAACCAAGCTTGTATCAGGGCAGAGACCTTGTTGATCCAGGGCAAGTTGATGGCCACACCAGTGGAGTTAACTACTATGGTGTGCGGGTTGGCGGACGCAACTCTCTCGACAAGTTTGTCCTGCGATCCCTCTCGAGGCAGATTGAAACTGACTTGGTCCTGGCCTTCGGTTTCCCAGGGGGGCGTGTGGCCTGTGAAGACAATGGCGATATCGCATTCTTTTGCGATTGCGGCTGCTTCGGCCGCGAGGTCCCTGTCGTGCTCGTCTTCGTACATGAAGCCTAGTCTGAAGCCCGGTAGGTCTGCAAGTATGCTTCCATCGTTGTCGGGCTGTGGCTTGGAGATGATCTGGATCTTGTATTGCGTGCCTGCGGTAAAGGAAACCTGGAATTCTTTCTCGGGATTGCCGCCGAATAGGAAGCCCATGTAATCCGGCGAGTTTCCCGTTTGCTCAAAGACGAGTTTGCCATCGATACGCACGGCAGTGGGTCCTATGCCTGAGCATCCTAGGTAGTGCGAGCCAGACTTGCTGGGTGTAAAAGTAGTCGTGAAATGGACGTTGCAATCCCTAGCCTCTGCGTCGACTAGCGCGCTGAAGGCAGCTTCCTTAACGCCGTTGGCTGTCTTGATAGGCTTCAACGTGTTACCCTTGTTGAAAAGCTCCATTGTCCAGCCGCCTTTGCCTGTGACATCATTGCAGCCTTCCGATAGCGGTGGGAGGAGGCGGTATGTCGCTGCTCCCTTTGCGAACTTGAACTCGACATCATCACCGTACGCGGATTTGAGACCTTCTTCAGGAGTGATGCGGTAGTGAGCATTCAGCGACGCACTTCCACCGCCATGGATGAGAGCCTCCTTTGCGAACCCAAACAGACCAATCTTCTTTCCTTTAACATTGTCCTTCCTTAGTGGCAAAATGCCGTCATTCTTGAGCAAAGTAATGCCCTGTCCTGCAACACTACGGATGAGCTTGCAATGCTTGGGGTCGACGATGGACTGCTCTGGTGGAATCTCCGGATTTTCAAACGCACCAACCTGCTCAATCAGGTTCAAGACGTTCCTTGCCCTCTCGGTGATGGTCGCCTCGGTCACATCACCCTTCTTCACAGCCTCTTTGATGTCATCAATCTTCCGCCATCTCGTTGGTCCCGGCATCTCTAGGTCTAGTCCGGCGTTCAGTGAGTCAGCGGTGGAGTTTACACCACCCCAATCGCTCATAACCAGGCCGCTAAACCCCCATTCGCCTCGTAGGACTCGCTGGAGGAGGAAGGAGTTGGAGTCCGCATGCGTTCCGTTGATCTTATTGTACGACGTCATCACAGCGAGAGGTTTTGCCTCTTTGACGGTAATCTCAAAAGGCTTCATGTAGATTTCCCGCAGTGCACGCTCCGATACGATTTCATTAACGCTCATACGGTCTGTCTCCTGCTCGTTGGCTGCAAAGTGCTTAATGGTTGCCGCGATTCCCTTGTCTTGCAGCCCTTTGACAACATTGGCGGCCATCTTGCCGGCAAGATAAGGATCTTCGGAGAAGGACTCAAAGTTTCGGCCACCAAGGGGATGTCTGTGATTGCACATTGTGGGTGCGAGACTGGACTGATTTAGCTATGCCACTCATGTGCCTGGAACGATCTACGCACATCACCTTTGCACCCTTGGTCTTGGTCTCCTCTGCCAGAGCATGACCTATGCGCATGGCGTTTGTCGGATCCCATGTTGCAGCCGAGCATACTGCAGCGGGGAAACATGCTGCTCTTGTCCCTCCTGTGAATACTTCGCCACGCGCGCCGTTGGGCCCATCGCTCGTCTGTGGGGTTTCAATCAGATTGCTCCACGATAGGCGTAGCCAGCTTTCATACCTTGATACTAGGGATACCCTTCTCCGGAATCGGCGTCGTCGCCCAAAAGTCGTTCCCAGAAAGCAGCGAGATCTTCTCTTCCAGCGTCAAAGACTGAAGAACGTTTTCAACCCTCGATCCCATGGTTGCGGTTGTGCAACGAAATAGCAACCCACGTAAGCACTGCCCAAATCGGCTTTTGACGACTCCTTTGATTCAAGGATCTGTAACTGGAGAGGAAAACAAACGATGAATCGTAAAGATGGACGGTCAGCGCTCTCATTCTTCTACCCACAGGCGCACCTACCTGTTACTATATGTAGCACCCGCACCGCCCATCCGGCCCCTTCGCGCTTCTCCAACAGCCAAGCAGCAAGGTGGCCGTCTCTCCGGAAAAACTGCCACGATGTCTCTATGGTCCTTTCATCGCACGAAGGCTGATGTGGATCATGAACCGGCAAGATGATTCGCCCACACGGAGCTGCACAGAGTTGCCGTCGTGCCTACCCCCGCGAGCCGAAGTTTTGCCGCACGAAACCTACCTACTTTGTCTACAAGTGCGACGCACGTCAGACATCTAAAGCCGAAGATCAGCCTTTGCCGGTGTCGGCTGTCACGCGTAACCGGGTTGAATGCGGAAGCTCTAGGCGGTAAGCCGTGGGGTATGAAATACGAGTTGGAATACGGTCGGAGAACCTGGGGACCAAAATAAGGTTACATTTGGAGAAAGTTTTTCATTCTCTGTCTTCTTGTCGTTGCTGGTGGTGGAGAGGAAGGATCAATGTCTTGTTCGGACGTGGCACACTTCCACTTCCGAGGCTCAGAAACGGACCGTGGGACCCACGTTTGTGGCTTGGCTGGAGGGTTCAAGCAAGCTACCTTTTCAAACCACACGTCATGTTTGTGATATCTGCAGACTAAAATTTCACGTCCTGTATATCACACATTGAATATATTCTAGCATCTGACACTTTTTCAAAAGTTGAATAACTCGTCATCGTCTTCCGTTTCGTTGTACTACCTGCGCAATGGCTGCTCCATCCAAAAATTCGGACACACTGTCCACGCTCAGCCGGCGACATCCGCTGCAGCGGTTTGACTCACCATCCAAGGGATTATCGGGGGCGTTGCATGTGAGTATCTATACGTAGCCTTGGCAGGGGTATATATTGTTTTTGCTAAGGCAGATGGCTTCCGCAACCTTCCTGGACTACACCTGAGTCCTATTGGCCCGTCAAAGGGTGTGAAGGATCATATGGCGACCACTTATTAGCATATAGAAATCGAGGATGTATAACAGAACCATTGACTGACCAAGCCCATTCCCCCAGGTTGCCGGACTGCTCAGTTTCTACTTGACCTTCAAATTGTACGCCCTCCCCCACTcacagactccgcaacaatcaatcggatcggcatgattgattcctatctaggttaaaggctgcctaatgaagtaattctttaacctatataggaatcaatcatgtcaatcgattgattgttgcggagtctgcccACTCACAATCTCGtccaagaagaagagaacAAAAACTGATATCCACACAGTCTATCAGACAACCCAAATCACTTTGTACGTCGCCCTTTGATGAAATACTCCACACATACCCCAAACCATCCCCATCCTAATCCACGCAGAACTCCTCATTCGGATGGCACCTCCAATTCCTCACCATAATcggcctctccatctccacTTTGACATTCATCTTCGGCCTCTTTGCCGACCTAACCTCAACCGCCCTCTCCGCTTCTCCAGATCACCCTTCCTCACCACCCGCCGCGGAGCTCTCGGATCAACTATTCCGCATCAAGAACTACCTGGCATTAGTCGCGGCACCTATTGAAATCACGATCTCACTGCTGTACTGGACGCTCAAGGTGATTGATGGAAACCTGCTTGTTACGCCTGACCTCCCCCTCCCACCAGTCATCTATGACCTCGGCTTTCACCTTGTCCCCGCTGTGGTTCTGACTCTGGATTACCTCCTCCTCTCCCCGCCGTGGCCCTCCACGCCTATGAACGGGTCTGCGCCGCTGATTACGCTCACTATATCTACTGTTATCGCGTTTACGTATTGGATCTGGATTGAGATCTGCTTTTCTCAGAACGGCTTTTACCCTTACCCCATCTTCGCGCTGCTTACCACCAACCAGCGCATCGGATTGTTCGTTGTGAGTGGCGTCATTATGTGGGTTGTGGGAGGCTTGTTGCGAGTGGTATATGCCAGGGTAAACGGGTACGAGAGTGTGGAGCAGTTGGAAAAGGTGAGGCGGAACAAGGTTATGGGAGGGAGTGGGAAGTGGGAGTAAGAGATTCTCAGCAAAGAAAGAAAAGGGGAGAAGAAACGAGTAAGAAATGTATTGCACGCCGAAAGAATTTATGGTCTACAACATAAATGAATATAGATATAGAATGGAATGCCATGAGCAGGTGGAGACGAGCACGGCATCATCGTTCTATAGAATCTGCCATGGAAGACAGCACACTCGATTTTCTACCACGACTTGTATATTAAGATGCAGGTAGGAACAGCAGCCACTATTGTACATACCTGCCAGCTTTTCACCAGCAACCCATGCTTGCGAAGAAACTGAACAGTAGGGGGCAGCGTAAAAATGTGAGAAGAACATGCCTGGATATCTGTCCAGCGATCCCGATAGCGCGCCTCTCTTGGTAATCCATATCAAAATATCATCTTGCATTAGCCATAAGTCATATCGCGTGGATTTTGCAGGAACCGAGCACCAAAACAACATAGGAAAAGAACTCGCAGACATACGTCCGTGAATGAAGCGAGGGTGGATCAGTTGGATATATGATGCGAAACGCTAACGCCGCACGATAAGTGTCGCATGAAAGAGTTCAAGAGTAGGTCGACATGATATGGTAAGCACTCAGCTTGTAGATGGCGAAGGCGGGGCAGTGATTGTACGTTGGTCATCGTCATCTTGATCGTTTTGTTGGTATACACTAGCTTCATTGTACAAGTGGCTATTGTACTGAAAGCCGTGGTGTTCAGGGCCCAGTCCATAACTGTAATTGGGGTACTGGTAGGCAGTGTTTTGATGGCCGTGAAAGTTGCCATAGGCTGTCGGATTAAAGGAAGGGAGGACGTTCTCCTTGTTCTCGTACGGGAATGTATCATTGAACGGCTTGTAAGATGTGAATGCAGGTGTGGGGGATGGCGAAGGCTGGCGAGTAAAACCAGATGTGAGGTAGGTCATGCCATTAGGCTGCGAAAATGGGGTGTCTTCGTCGTCTTGAAAGACGTTGAAGCGCTTCCGCTTCGAGACACGGCTGCTGTGAGTATGGTCGTAGCTAGAACGGCTACGATCTTCGTCGTATTGGTTGCGACTCAGGAATGGAAACACAGGTCGGGTTGACTGTCTTGTACGGCGGGTTGTGTTAGTATCGAGATTGGCGAGGGCAGGGCGTCTGCGAACAGGTAGAGGGCTTTCAGCTTTGATATCAAtgtcatcatcatcgtcagACTCGGAGCAAGAGATTCTTCGCTGTCGTTTGAAAGAACCAAGTGGAGTGAAGATGAGCTCAGTGGCCTCGACCTCTAGGGAATTGAGTTCGAGTTGCTCGACAACAGAACTATCCTTCTTCTGGTTCCTCTTGCGCCGCATTTCTGGTGTGGCGGAGTCAAATATATCCATACCGGGCCAGTATACGCCTTTGAGTTTGGTCGACTCGCTGACTGCCATTGGATCCGCCAAATCGGCAGGCTCATCCTCGATGGCGCATGACGCAGCTGGGTATCGGTATGTCCGCCGCCGCTCGCTCGGGTCAGAATACTCACTGGATGTGTCATAGTCCTGATTCGTATAGCTGTGAGAGCTGGCACGCGATTCGGTAGACCAGTATTGCATGTGGGGCGCAAATGTATTGCGATTACGGAGGACCGGACCGGTAGGCTGCGGTGTCGGGGAGAGAGATTGCTCCATCTTGATCATCGGATGCTGCTGCTCAGATAGACGCGGGTCTAGGAGGTTGCCTACCGCGGCGCGACGGATAGGACGTGGTACGGGGGCCTCTATCCTGGGAGCAGGAGCGGGAGCAGGCCGGGCTGCAGCGGGCGAGGTTAGCCACAGTGTCATATGCGGTCAGGTACGGATCAAGGCTGTACCAGCGGGTCTTGCGCGGGTGCGGCGCTTGTCCTTTTGATTCATCCGTTCCGACATGAGCTCTTCGACGGCCCACTCGGCATACCATTGGTCATATGTCTCAATGAGCCGACGGGATGCTTCCTCGTTTGTCGAGCGGACCTTGACCTTGTAGTAGTTGGACAAGTGACCCTTGCTGGCAATGTGTGTGAGCAGATGTGAGACATCGCTGAAGTTTGGCTTCTTGGGGCAAATGTTGCAGTGAAGCGGTATGTTGGCCATGCCGCAGGCCTGGAGGCTGCAATGGATGCGAGTGAAGCTGCAGCGTGGAGCACGGCGTTTGTAAGGAGCGGAAGTGGAACAAGCACAAGTGCAGCGCAATGGTGAAAGAAAAGAGCGTTGCGAAAGGAGCGGGCGAATGAGGAAGAAGGTGAAGCGGCGGTGGAGACGTGCTCATAAGAGATCTGATGCAGAGATGGCTGCCAGGCACCGCGGTAGCTCCTAGCCCATTGTCTGAGCGGAGAAATGCAAAGCAGGAGAGATGCAGACACTGGTAATAGGGAGATGGAGGAAGGTGCTGCGTCAGCAAAGCAGGAAGAGGTTTTGTCGGTGGTCATCTAGCAGGCAGAGCACGTGGGAAGCTCGGCACTGACAAAAGAGGCAGCCACGCTCACTTTTCTCCCACTTTGTGTCTCGACGTCTATGAGGCAGGCGGGAGGTATTAGATAGTGGGAGACAAAGTATGTACTGTTAGAGCTACGACCTCGGGACAGAGCAAAGGATATGGTGTCATGAGGCATATCACAGGATATCCACATACACGAATTCATGTGTCGAAGAGTGAAGCATCAGATATGGAAGAAACTGGCAGCAAAGGAAATACTGCACACTTGTTCTACACATGAGGCCATTACTTACCAAGGCATCTACGAGTGACGGATCGAGGCATGCAGCTGGCCCATGGTCAGTGTGAGTATAAGGGGAGGGCGGTGGTCACATACTATACGGGGTCTACTTCTTCGAGGCCTGGGTATTTGAGAAGACTGAGCCCAGCAATACCAAAGACGGTATGGAAGACGTCTACCATGTCACCTGGCCGGTCTGCAAGGCCACCTAATTCCGGATCCTGCCACCGTTAGAAAGCGAGCGTGGTGAACATGTCAAGCTACCCACCTGGCATTGCAGAATGAAGGACGTCAACTTTTCACCGTCTATCCAGTGCAGCCTGTTCAGCATGGCCATGCTGCTCATGACCCACCAGCTGTAACATACgtcttccttcttctctggCCGGCCGTTCAAGCCCCCGTTCTTGAGTTGACGTTCGCTTAACCAGGCGCCCAGTTTTTCTTGGTTGACCAAATCAAGCCTCCCCGCGATGGTCAGAGCGGCGAGGCATGTAAACACCTGACCCGAGTGTGATTCAGCGCCCGGGCTCGTGCCGTAGCCGCCGTCAAAGTTGGCACAGGCGTGGACGTACTGAGCCGCCTTTTCTACGTCAACCAACTCGAGCAGGCCCATAAGCGACAGGGCGTTCAGGGCGCCGTACAGAAAGCGCGTGTCTTGCTCTCCCCACTCGTCGCCCGCAAAGGTGCCGGTTTCAGAGTGCTGCAAGGATGCGATGACTGCATCTATGAGAACCAGGGCCACAAGGGCGATCCAGGTGATGATGACTTACAGTTTCCGATCTTCTGCCGTCCACCAGGGACACGGTCCTCCAGGTCGGCAAAGGCGTCGAGAGTAGCGAGTATCTGGACGGCGCTAACGGTATACAGCATGTGAGCGTCATGTCCGGGAGCAGCGCCGAAGCCGCCATTTTCGTGTAAACACGAGAAGAGGAAATTGAGTACTTGACTGCGCGGGAGGGCGTCGGGGCGGCCAAGCAGGTGCAAGGCGGTTAGGCCCCAATAAAGGCCGTTGAGGCGCAAGTGTTCGGTGAGCCAGTACTCGAGCTCGTCTTTGCGCTGCAGCGGGTCAGCGCGGGATTTGATTTGATTGTCGACCGTGGACATTGGACATTGACCACGCTCGCTGGGGTTGCGCGGCCATGGTCGGCTTTGGGAGTACGCACAGTGTCAAGGCTCTGGATGTAGGCGACGTGCCTGTCGACAGTGAGGTGCATTTCGGCGGGCATGTTGGCcgcaccagcaccagcaccagcacccGCCCGCCCCGGACCAGAAACAAGAGACATGTCAGGTTGGAGAAgtggtggtagtggtggtggtgggagGGTCTACTAACTAGTGCATTGATGTCTGGCATGCAAGCTGCACTACTACGGATATGCTACCGGTACATGCTACAACCTGTGCTGCACGCCGCATCTGGACGTCTGCACTTGGCTTGGGCCGGGGCGAGGCCGGGCCTGACGCAACGCCTGAGGGAGCCCAGCTCATCTGAAACGCGGCTTGGCATGTCACGGCGACTGTGGCCGGGATAGGTGTTGTCCTGATGTAGCAGCTGGTCTTGTTTTGCCGCGACAAGCCCATAGTGCAGAGCCCTCGTTGCAGAACTGGGTGCTACATGCTACAGCGGGCACCGGCTCCCATGGCGACAGCGGGCGTTGGGGTAGTGCACCTGTCGCCCGTTGCGAGCCCTCACCGCCAGACGTCGACTACAGACCGCTGTGGACACCCGTTTGCGCACCATAGCGCTCCATAGCGTCTTACGCCGCCCAACTGGGAATGGGCCCAAGGGCATTATTTAGCAGCGTCGCGCCCTCTCCCTCGTACCTGGGGCCGTGCGCATGCGACGTCGTTGCCGCCGCTTGCCCATCTTTTGCTGTCTTTGCGTCGCCTTTGCTTTGCCTGCTCGAGCCTCGTTGCAGCTGCAGGAGAGGAATCAAGAACAGTCAGTGTCAGAGAGAGGGAGCATCGACCACACACACTCCCACACACTCCCACATACAGCTGCCATCTGCCCTCTTACAACGGCCGCCTAGGCCTGCTGTAGTAGTAGCTCAGGAACACACACCACACAcaccacacacacacacacacacacacacacgccCAAGAAAGCTGAACCCTTTTCTGCGCCCCCCTTTAGCGACGTGCCCTTTCCGTGTCTTTGTCGTCTGCCTGTCTGTCTGTCTGTCCATCCGTCTGTCTCCCTGTGCTGCGTGTGGGTAAGTGATGCTTGCTGCGTGTCCACCTCCCTTTGTTTCCACTCGTGCCCGCTCCCATGGCGTGCAACCCTCGCCATAGCGCCGGCCCCTTTGACGTTCCGCAACGCTTGCTGACTGTATCCCAGACGCTGCATGCCCGCCTTAGCCTCCTCGCCGCCATCGACGTCGACGCCCTTTACCAAGCAAAACATCGAGCAGCGCCCAGCAGTTGAAGGCGTCGGGAAGCGAGTTGGGATCGCAGCAAGCGGAAGATTGCAAAACAACGACACATCTGTCACGCGCTCGGCATCAGCCGTCGTCCCGGGTTCCTGCAGGGAAGCCACGCCCTGCTGCCGGTGATATAGACTCGACACCTCGCAGCCGACGCATCGAGGTCCGCCTGCAGAGAGCGCTGGCCAGGGCACACAACACCTCACCCCAGGCACAGAGCACCTCTTGCTGAGTGCGTACTACCCCGCGCGCAAAAGATGCCCAATCTCAACCCTCCCTCTTCCCGCCTTTACACAGGCACCGAGCAGAGCCTCTTTGCCTCGAACCCCCCTCCTTAGTCTTGCTGTCATGATTGTTGAACGCGCCGCTGACCAGCCATGGGCAAACACAGGCTTGTTGACCGCGCAACCGCAACCGCAACCGCCCATGTGCCGCATCCGCTAAATCCGCCGTtaccaccaccaccaccaccaccaccaacacAAACACAGGCTCCTCCTTTACACGCGCCGCATCGTCTCTTTGCACATTCGCTGCATTGTCCGCACCTCGGCGCGCTTCTCTCCCACGCCCTCTGCGAGGTATTTGCGCCCTCAGCAACAGTTGGATGCGGGATACAGTCAGCCGCTGCTTTTTGAAAGAGCTCCACTAAGCCACCCATAGCCCTGGGATCCGCCCCGCAAGAGACTAAGGAAGATGCCCAAGTCGTCGACGTTGTCGCTAGCCATGAGGGGCAAGACCAAAGACAGCGGTAGCGCCAGCACCCCCATGAGCCCAAAGAGCCCACGTTCACCCGACATGCCTGAGGACCAGGACTTTGCGACACCCAATGCCGCGTTTCACAACA is a window of Pyrenophora tritici-repentis strain M4 chromosome 2, whole genome shotgun sequence DNA encoding:
- a CDS encoding BglX, Beta-glucosidase-related glycosidase, which produces MGSRVENVLQSLTLEEKISLLSGNDFWATTPIPEKGIPSIKTSDGPNGARGEVFTGGTRAACFPAAVCSAATWDPTNAMRIGHALAEETKTKGAKVILAPTMCNHRHPLGGRNFESFSEDPYLAGKMAANVVKGLQDKGIAATIKHFAANEQETDRMSVNEIVSERALREIYMKPFEITVKEAKPLAVMTSYNKINGTHADSNSFLLQRVLRGEWGFSGLVMSDWGGVNSTADSLNAGLDLEMPGPTRWRKIDDIKEAVKKGDVTEATITERARNVLNLIEQVGAFENPEIPPEQSIVDPKHCKLIRSVAGQGITLLKNDGILPLRKDNVKGKKIGLFGFAKEALIHGGGSASLNAHYRITPEEGLKSAYGDDVEFKFAKGAATYRLLPPLSEGCNDVTGKGGWTMELFNKGNTLKPIKTANGVKEAAFSALVDAEARDCNVHFTTTFTPSKSGSHYLGCSGIGPTAVRIDGKLVFEQTGNSPDYMGFLFGGNPEKEFQVSFTAGTQYKIQIISKPQPDNDGSILADLPGFRLGFMYEDEHDRDLAAEAAAIAKECDIAIVFTGHTPPWETEGQDQVSFNLPREGSQDKLVERVASANPHTIVVNSTGVAINLPWINKVSALIQAWFPGQEAGNAIADVISGAVNPSGRLPISWPRRIEDAPAHGNFPGIRDEKTGQLTVRYEEGIFVGYRHYDRLDADIVHFPFGFGLSYTSFALSSASVEQRSPGSFVAKVEVKNTGAIDGAVVVQLYAGKKQKDLVKHPVKTLVAFKKVFVSQGAQGTVEMCYRDTDFAWFDEDAGMWVVDTGLYEFSFGQSAGHIDQVVTVDVKGLRALKI
- a CDS encoding Far-17a-AIG1 domain containing protein, yielding MAAPSKNSDTLSTLSRRHPLQRFDSPSKGLSGALHNSSFGWHLQFLTIIGLSISTLTFIFGLFADLTSTALSASPDHPSSPPAAELSDQLFRIKNYLALVAAPIEITISLLYWTLKVIDGNLLVTPDLPLPPVIYDLGFHLVPAVVLTLDYLLLSPPWPSTPMNGSAPLITLTISTVIAFTYWIWIEICFSQNGFYPYPIFALLTTNQRIGLFVVSGVIMWVVGGLLRVVYARVNGYESVEQLEKVRRNKVMGGSGKWE
- a CDS encoding CAL1, Prenyltransferase, beta subunit, coding for MPAEMHLTVDRHVAYIQSLDTVRTPKADHGRATPASVVNRKDELEYWLTEHLRLNGLYWGLTALHLLGRPDALPRSQVLNFLFSCLHENGGFGAAPGHDAHMLYTVSAVQILATLDAFADLEDRVPGGRQKIGNFIASLQHSETGTFAGDEWGEQDTRFLYGALNALSLMGLLELVDVEKAAQYVHACANFDGGYGTSPGAESHSGQVFTCLAALTIAGRLDLVNQEKLGAWLSERQLKNGGLNGRPEKKEDVCYSWWVMSSMAMLNRLHWIDGEKLTSFILQCQDPELGGLADRPGDMVDVFHTVFGIAGLSLLKYPGLEEVDPVYCMPRSVTRRCLGK